The following coding sequences are from one Culex quinquefasciatus strain JHB chromosome 1, VPISU_Cqui_1.0_pri_paternal, whole genome shotgun sequence window:
- the LOC6038450 gene encoding sorting nexin-29: MVGMSNFFLDPPLLGGISAADAKRHEIERKTLSDELLAVVKECQKKYGSKTELATESDSRIVLLCDTWERVLTHGLKSNSSVLKNVTDLMAGGSQEVPVFWDFAYKHLTNHEKERFSTLRHVWTNGGKGKSLLRAVLNERALERYMLMWLGDEKILEESYESWALIRDGEFAGLLPNMAAGLRTILFAISIDAPELNAPTKVRPIKVEPIIAAPPPAPPARKINAVPREILDEPSQPVLNLSSSPTISSSTPRRPPATSSIDIIREYTHVEREQAAYSVEDALNSLSIGRQRSRESTGPPTGQTARSPDNALEASEDSIMSLDVSNVTTSTLNTSSTSCSESSATQDIGEEHDPERCTALVDRLKRKLTDSDERCQMLEARVAELSLENHRLRMLTRPNRLSMMHFQIVIPKAILRTPVSGRRRAHYCYEIRIAPASATGPDTETCWSVFRRYSEFLRLHKRLQKEHPTVKTLDFPPKKKIGNMNPQFVEQRRQRLQVYLNSLFITVLPEVSACNTRSQLEAAFPFLSDARL; the protein is encoded by the exons ATGGTTGGGATGAGCAATTTCTTTCTGGATCCACCCCTGCTCGGCGGCATCAGCGCGGCGGATGCCAAACGGCACGAAATCGAGCGCAAGACCCTCTCGGATGAGCTGCTGGCCGTGGTCAAAGAGTGTCAGAAAAAGTACGGCAGCAAGACGGAGCTCGCGACGGAGAGTGATTCGAG AATCGTCCTGCTGTGCGACACCTGGGAACGGGTGCTGACGCACGGGCTCAAATCCAACAGCTCGGTGCTGAAAAACGTTACGGATCTGATGGCCGGCGGCAGCCAGGAGGTTCCCGTCTTCTGGGACTTTGCCTACAAACACCTAACGAACCACGAGAAGGAGCGCTTCTCGACGTTGCGGCACGTGTGGACCAATGGCGGCAAGGGCAAGTCGCTGCTGCGAGCCGTACTGAACGAAAGAGCGCTGGAACGGTACATGCTGATGTGGCTTGGGGATGAGAAAATATTGGAGGAGAGTTACGAGAGTTGGGCGTTGATTAGGGACGGGGAATTTGCCGGACTTTTGCCAAACATGGCCGCCGGATTGAGGACGATTCTATTTGCGATATCGATCGACGCTCCGGAACTGAACGCTCCCACCAAGGTACGTCCGATCAAGGTCGAACCCATCATAGCTGCGCCTCCTCCGGCACCTCCCGCTCGGAAGATCAACGCCGTCCCTCGGGAGATCCTCGACGAGCCCAGCCAGCCGGTCCTGAACCTGTCCTCTTCACCCACCATCAGCAGTTCCACACCTCGACGACCTCCGGCAACGTCCAGCATCGACATCATCCGGGAGTACACCCACGTGGAGCGCGAACAAGCGGCCTACTCCGTCGAGGATGCCCTGAACAGTCTCTCTATTGGGCGGCAGAGGAGCCGCGAGTCGACCGGCCCTCCAACCGGCCAGACCGCCCGGAGTCCGGACAACGCGCTGGAAGCTTCGGAAGACAGTATTATGTCGCTGGACGTGTCCAACGTGACCACGTCGACGCTCAACACCTCCAGCACGTCCTGCTCGGAATCGTCGGCGACGCAGGACATTGGGGAAGAGCACGATCCGGAACGGTGCACGGCGCTGGTGGACCGGCTCAAACGGAAGCTGACCGACTCCGACGAACGCTGCCAGATGCTGGAGGCGCGAGTGGCCGAACTGAGCTT AGAAAACCACCGCCTCCGGATGCTGACCCGCCCGAACCGGCTCTCGATGATGCACTTCCAAATCGTGATCCCGAAGGCGATTCTCCGCACGCCGGTGAGCGGCCGACGGCGGGCGCACTACTGCTACGAAATCCGGATAGCCCCGGCGAGTGCGACGGGCCCGGACACCGAAACGTGCTGGTCCGTGTTCCGGCGGTACAGCGAGTTCCTGCGGCTGCACAAGCGCCTCCAGAAGGAGCACCCCACCGTCAAGACGTTGGACTTTCCGCCAAAGAAGAAGATCGGGAATATG aaTCCTCAATTCGTGGAGCAACGGCGCCAGCGATTGCAGGTTTATCTGAACAGCCTGTTCATCACCGTGCTGCCGGAGGTGTCCGCGTGCAACACCCGGTCACAGCTGGAGGCGGCGTTCCCGTTTTTGAGCGATGCACGTTTGTAG
- the LOC6038451 gene encoding integrin beta-PS isoform X1: protein MMMAITNSRSLRTIASALLVVSLCVAYTASQSSPAASSSQLTCPGKLSCRDCIQTSNCRWCSQPNFTKARCHGAGIGAQYCPEEYTVDPSNEFIKIEARELSKASKGGVAIAGEGYEESHWSSSSSSSSSSHHSSSSSSSSASASGSNIVQIYPQRVQLKLRINEVYKLDVKYTQAEDYPVDLYYLMDLSKSMEDDKQKLSTLGDQLAEEMNRITSNFRLGFGSFVDKVLMPYVSTVPKKLLRPCDQCEAPYGYKNHMTLSVDTARFSEEVRQAAVSGNLDAPEGGFDAIMQAVVCRDQIGWRQKARRLLLFSTDAGFHYAGDGKLGGVITPNDGDCHLDSLGKYTHSSIQDYPSISQINLKVKENAINVIFAVTQNELSVYERLSKLVEGSSAAMLSNDSSNIVSLVRDEYNKISSSVEMKDNRTDSLIEVKYYSTCLDGVRKQRNKCDGLKVGDLVQFDAEITLLKCPENPREWNQVLQIYPVGIDESLTVDIEMLCSCPCEQPGHPEYKEYAEECSGVGTYKCGVCGCGDFYTGERCECSIKDIHKEFEDAGACRQTNTSTECNGRGHCVCGVCECDKRENAEEVISGKFCECDNFSCDRTQGLLCSGPKNGRCECGECVCNDGWEGAACDCRSTTDTCIPPNGGEICSGHGECVCGGCRCKITEEGRYSGRFCEKCPTCSGRCNEFKNCVQCQQYKTGPLTESECATNCTLFVPIPVEKVEVDEEKDENKCTFFDENNCRFEFIYNDSGEKVIVKAQEKPDCPAKVFMLGIVLAVIAAVVLIGLAVLLLWKLLTTIHDRREFARFEKERMMAKWDTGENPIYKQATTTFKNPTYAGK, encoded by the exons ATGATGATGGCAATAACGAACTCGCGATCGCTTCGCACGATCGCCTCCGCCCTTCTGGTGGTAAGCCTGTGCGTGGCGTACACCGCCAGTCAGTCCTCGCCGGCGGCCTCGTCCTCGCAGCTGACGTGCCCCGGCAAGCTGTCCTGCCGGGACTGCATCCAGACGAGCAACTGCCGGTGGTGCTCGCAGCCGAACTTTACCAAGGCGCGGTGCCACGGGGCAGGGATCGGAGCGCAGTACTGCCCGGAGGAGTACACCGTTGATCCGAGCAATGAGTTCATCAAGATCGAAGCGCGCGAGCTGAGCAAGGCCTCCAAGGGGGGCGTTGCGATCGCCGGGGAAGGCTACGAGGAGAGCCACTGGTCGTCGAGTTCGAGTTCGTCGAGCTCGTCACACCACAGCTCGTCGAGCTCTTCGAGCTCCGCGAGTGCCAGCGGAAGCAACATCGTCCAGATCTACCCGCAGCGAGTTCAGCTCAAGCTGAGAATCA ACGAGGTCTACAAGCTGGACGTCAAGTACACCCAGGCCGAGGACTACCCCGTCGATCTGTACTACCTGATGGACCTGTCCAAGTCCATGGAGGACGACAAGCAGAAGCTCTCCACCCTGGGAGACCAGCTAGCCGAGGAGATGAACCGCATCACCAGCAACTTCCGGCTCGGCTTCGGTTCCTTCGTCGACAAGGTGCTCATGCCGTACGTCTCGACGGTGCCGAAAAA GCTGCTGAGGCCCTGTGACCAGTGCGAAGCGCCGTACGGGTACAAGAACCACATGACGCTCAGTGTGGACACGGCGCGGTTCTCC GAAGAGGTCCGCCAGGCGGCCGTCTCCGGCAACCTGGACGCGCCCGAGGGTGGCTTCGACGCGATCATGCAGGCGGTGGTGTGCCGCGACCAGATCGGCTGGCGCCAGAAGGCGCGCCGCCTGCTGCTGTTCTCAACGGATGCCGGCTTCCACTACGCCGGCGACGGCAAGCTGGGCGGCGTGATTACGCCGAACGACGGCGACTGCCACCTGGACTCGCTCGGCAAGTACACGCACTCGTCCATCCAGGACTACCCGAGCATCTCGCAGATCAACCTGAAGGTGAAGGAGAACGCGATCAACGTGATCTTTGCCGTCACGCAGAACGAGCTGTCGGTGTACGAGCGGCTGTCGAAGCTGGTGGAGGGCTCGTCGGCGGCCATGCTGTCCAACGATTCGTCCAACATTGTGTCGCTGGTGCGGGATGAGTACAAT AAAATCTCCTCCTCGGTCGAGATGAAGGACAACCGCACGGACAGCCTGATCGAGGTCAAGTACTACTCGACCTGTCTGGACGGCGTCCGCAAGCAGCGCAACAAGTGCGACGGCCTCAAGGTCGGCGACCTGGTGCAGTTCGACGCGGAGATCACGCTGCTCAAGTGTCCGGAGAACCCGCGCGAGTGGAACCAGGTGCTGCAGATCTACCCGGTCGGCATCGACGAGAGCCTGACGGTGGACATTGAGATGCTGTGCAGCTGTCCGTGCGAGCAGCCGGGCCACCCGGAGTACAAGGAGTATGCGGAGGAGTGCAGCGGCGTTGGGACGTACAAGTGCGGTGTTTGCGGCTGCGGCGACTTTTACACCGGCGAGCGGTGCGAGTGCTCCATCAAGGACATCCACAAGGAGTTTGAGGACGCGGGAGCGTGCCGGCAGACGAACACCTCGACGGAGTGCAACGGGCGGGGACACTGCGTGTGCGGCGTTTGCGAGTGCGACAAGCGGGAAAACGCCGAGGAGGTCATCTCGGGCAAGTTCTGCGAGTGCGACAACTTCTCGTGCGACCGGACGCAGGGTCTGCTGTGCTCGGGGCCGAAGAATGGCCGCTGCGAGTGCGGCGAGTGCGTCTGTAACGATGGCTGGGAGGGAGCGGCTTGCGACTGTCGATCCACGACGGACACGTGCATTCCGCCGAACGGAGGCGAGATCTGTTCCGGACATGGCGAGTGCGTTTGCGGTGGTTGCAG GTGCAAAATTACGGAGGAAGGTCGCTACTCGGGACGCTTCTGCGAAAAGTGTCCCACGTGCTCCGGACGGTGCAACGAGTTCAAGAACTGTGTCCAGTGCCAGCAGTACAAGACGGGACCGTTGACGGAGTCCGAGTGCGCCACCAACTGTACCCTGTTCGTGCCGATTCCGGTCGAGAAGGTCGAAGTGGACGAGGAGAAGGACGAGAACAAGTGCACCTTCTTCGACGAGAACAACTGCCGCTTCGAGTTCATCTACAACGACAGCGGCGAGAAGGTGATCGTCAAGGCCCAGGAGAAACCGGACTGTCCGGCGAAGGTGTTCATGCTGGGTATCGTACTGGCCGTCATCGCCGCCGTCGTTCTGATTGGATTGGCCGTGCTACTGCTCTGGAAGCTGTTGACTACGATTCACGACCGACGGGAGTTTGCCCGATTCGAGAAGGAACGAATGATGGCCAAGTGGGATACG GGTGAGAATCCGATCTACAAGCAGGCGACGACCACGTTCAAAAATCCAACCTACGCCGGAAAGTAG
- the LOC6038451 gene encoding integrin beta-PS isoform X2 — protein MMMAITNSRSLRTIASALLVVSLCVAYTASQSSPAASSSQLTCPGKLSCRDCIQTSNCRWCSQPNFTKARCHGAGIGAQYCPEEYTVDPSNEFIKIEARELSKASKGGVAIAGEGYEESHWSSSSSSSSSSHHSSSSSSSSASASGSNIVQIYPQRVQLKLRINEVYKLDVKYTQAEDYPVDLYYLMDLSKSMEDDKQKLSTLGDQLAEEMNRITSNFRLGFGSFVDKVLMPYVSTVPKNLREPCPQCAAPYGYHNLMPLSMDTNRFTEEVRQAAVSGNLDAPEGGFDAIMQAVVCRDQIGWRQKARRLLLFSTDAGFHYAGDGKLGGVITPNDGDCHLDSLGKYTHSSIQDYPSISQINLKVKENAINVIFAVTQNELSVYERLSKLVEGSSAAMLSNDSSNIVSLVRDEYNKISSSVEMKDNRTDSLIEVKYYSTCLDGVRKQRNKCDGLKVGDLVQFDAEITLLKCPENPREWNQVLQIYPVGIDESLTVDIEMLCSCPCEQPGHPEYKEYAEECSGVGTYKCGVCGCGDFYTGERCECSIKDIHKEFEDAGACRQTNTSTECNGRGHCVCGVCECDKRENAEEVISGKFCECDNFSCDRTQGLLCSGPKNGRCECGECVCNDGWEGAACDCRSTTDTCIPPNGGEICSGHGECVCGGCRCKITEEGRYSGRFCEKCPTCSGRCNEFKNCVQCQQYKTGPLTESECATNCTLFVPIPVEKVEVDEEKDENKCTFFDENNCRFEFIYNDSGEKVIVKAQEKPDCPAKVFMLGIVLAVIAAVVLIGLAVLLLWKLLTTIHDRREFARFEKERMMAKWDTGENPIYKQATTTFKNPTYAGK, from the exons ATGATGATGGCAATAACGAACTCGCGATCGCTTCGCACGATCGCCTCCGCCCTTCTGGTGGTAAGCCTGTGCGTGGCGTACACCGCCAGTCAGTCCTCGCCGGCGGCCTCGTCCTCGCAGCTGACGTGCCCCGGCAAGCTGTCCTGCCGGGACTGCATCCAGACGAGCAACTGCCGGTGGTGCTCGCAGCCGAACTTTACCAAGGCGCGGTGCCACGGGGCAGGGATCGGAGCGCAGTACTGCCCGGAGGAGTACACCGTTGATCCGAGCAATGAGTTCATCAAGATCGAAGCGCGCGAGCTGAGCAAGGCCTCCAAGGGGGGCGTTGCGATCGCCGGGGAAGGCTACGAGGAGAGCCACTGGTCGTCGAGTTCGAGTTCGTCGAGCTCGTCACACCACAGCTCGTCGAGCTCTTCGAGCTCCGCGAGTGCCAGCGGAAGCAACATCGTCCAGATCTACCCGCAGCGAGTTCAGCTCAAGCTGAGAATCA ACGAGGTCTACAAGCTGGACGTCAAGTACACCCAGGCCGAGGACTACCCCGTCGATCTGTACTACCTGATGGACCTGTCCAAGTCCATGGAGGACGACAAGCAGAAGCTCTCCACCCTGGGAGACCAGCTAGCCGAGGAGATGAACCGCATCACCAGCAACTTCCGGCTCGGCTTCGGTTCCTTCGTCGACAAGGTGCTCATGCCGTACGTCTCGACGGTGCCGAAAAA TCTGCGTGAACCATGCCCCCAGTGCGCGGCCCCCTACGGCTATCACAATCTCATGCCTCTCAGTATGGATACCAATCGGTTCACA GAAGAGGTCCGCCAGGCGGCCGTCTCCGGCAACCTGGACGCGCCCGAGGGTGGCTTCGACGCGATCATGCAGGCGGTGGTGTGCCGCGACCAGATCGGCTGGCGCCAGAAGGCGCGCCGCCTGCTGCTGTTCTCAACGGATGCCGGCTTCCACTACGCCGGCGACGGCAAGCTGGGCGGCGTGATTACGCCGAACGACGGCGACTGCCACCTGGACTCGCTCGGCAAGTACACGCACTCGTCCATCCAGGACTACCCGAGCATCTCGCAGATCAACCTGAAGGTGAAGGAGAACGCGATCAACGTGATCTTTGCCGTCACGCAGAACGAGCTGTCGGTGTACGAGCGGCTGTCGAAGCTGGTGGAGGGCTCGTCGGCGGCCATGCTGTCCAACGATTCGTCCAACATTGTGTCGCTGGTGCGGGATGAGTACAAT AAAATCTCCTCCTCGGTCGAGATGAAGGACAACCGCACGGACAGCCTGATCGAGGTCAAGTACTACTCGACCTGTCTGGACGGCGTCCGCAAGCAGCGCAACAAGTGCGACGGCCTCAAGGTCGGCGACCTGGTGCAGTTCGACGCGGAGATCACGCTGCTCAAGTGTCCGGAGAACCCGCGCGAGTGGAACCAGGTGCTGCAGATCTACCCGGTCGGCATCGACGAGAGCCTGACGGTGGACATTGAGATGCTGTGCAGCTGTCCGTGCGAGCAGCCGGGCCACCCGGAGTACAAGGAGTATGCGGAGGAGTGCAGCGGCGTTGGGACGTACAAGTGCGGTGTTTGCGGCTGCGGCGACTTTTACACCGGCGAGCGGTGCGAGTGCTCCATCAAGGACATCCACAAGGAGTTTGAGGACGCGGGAGCGTGCCGGCAGACGAACACCTCGACGGAGTGCAACGGGCGGGGACACTGCGTGTGCGGCGTTTGCGAGTGCGACAAGCGGGAAAACGCCGAGGAGGTCATCTCGGGCAAGTTCTGCGAGTGCGACAACTTCTCGTGCGACCGGACGCAGGGTCTGCTGTGCTCGGGGCCGAAGAATGGCCGCTGCGAGTGCGGCGAGTGCGTCTGTAACGATGGCTGGGAGGGAGCGGCTTGCGACTGTCGATCCACGACGGACACGTGCATTCCGCCGAACGGAGGCGAGATCTGTTCCGGACATGGCGAGTGCGTTTGCGGTGGTTGCAG GTGCAAAATTACGGAGGAAGGTCGCTACTCGGGACGCTTCTGCGAAAAGTGTCCCACGTGCTCCGGACGGTGCAACGAGTTCAAGAACTGTGTCCAGTGCCAGCAGTACAAGACGGGACCGTTGACGGAGTCCGAGTGCGCCACCAACTGTACCCTGTTCGTGCCGATTCCGGTCGAGAAGGTCGAAGTGGACGAGGAGAAGGACGAGAACAAGTGCACCTTCTTCGACGAGAACAACTGCCGCTTCGAGTTCATCTACAACGACAGCGGCGAGAAGGTGATCGTCAAGGCCCAGGAGAAACCGGACTGTCCGGCGAAGGTGTTCATGCTGGGTATCGTACTGGCCGTCATCGCCGCCGTCGTTCTGATTGGATTGGCCGTGCTACTGCTCTGGAAGCTGTTGACTACGATTCACGACCGACGGGAGTTTGCCCGATTCGAGAAGGAACGAATGATGGCCAAGTGGGATACG GGTGAGAATCCGATCTACAAGCAGGCGACGACCACGTTCAAAAATCCAACCTACGCCGGAAAGTAG
- the LOC6038452 gene encoding replication protein A 32 kDa subunit, translated as MNDSFGGGGFNASTAGGAKDENKAEGVLPLMVRHILESPEAGIQLFGFQYAMVTFVGIVRHIDHSSTKVTYRVEDHTGQVDAHLWLEEGDNMNIPGVLINTYVRIVGSVRSQGGSKAVMIFKIAQVDSPNEVTTHLLEVLNARYKGEAYAKSAGIAGGAREGGSGEGSASGGGFMDNEANSMGLSGKQLVVYKAIKSHMSDIGISRKELQSKFPHISPSEMQSITDYMTQEGIVYTSVDSDHFLCVDS; from the exons ATGAACGATAGCT TCGGTGGCGGCGGCTTCAACGCGTCCACGGCCGGTGGCGCCAAGGACGAGAACAAAGCGGAGGGCGTTCTGCCGCTGATGGTGCGCCACATCCTGGAATCGCCCGAGGCCGGCATCCAGCTGTTTGGCTTCCAGTACGCCATGGTCACGTTCGTGGGCATCGTGCGGCACATTGATCACTCCTCGACGAAGGTCACGTACCGGGTGGAGGACCACACCGGCCAGGTCGATGCGCACCTCTGGCTGGAGGAAGGGGACAACATGAACATCCCGGGGGTCTTGATTAACACGTACGTGCGGATTGTTGGTTCCGTGCGCTCCCAGGGCGGCTCGAAGGCGGTCATGATCTTTAAGATTGCGCAGGTCGATTCGCCGAACGAGGTGACGACGCACCTGCTGGAGGTGTTGAACGCCCGGTACAAGGGCGAAGCGTACGCCAAGAGTGCCGGAATTGCGGGAGGGGCTCGGGAGGGTGGTTCCGGAGAGGGAAGCGCCAGCGGGGGTGGCTTCATGGACAACGAAGCGAACTCGATGGGGCTGTCCGGGAAGCAGCTGGTCGTTTACAAGGCCATCAAGAGTCACATGTCGGACATTGGCATCAGCCGGAAGGAGCTGCAGTCCAAGTTCCCGCACATCAGCCCGTCGGAGATGCA GAGCATCACCGATTACATGACCCAGGAGGGCATCGTGTACACCAGCGTGGACTCGGACCACTTCCTGTGCGTTGATTCGTAA